The proteins below come from a single Torulaspora delbrueckii CBS 1146 chromosome 5, complete genome genomic window:
- the TMA22 gene encoding Tma22p (similar to Saccharomyces cerevisiae TMA22 (YJR014W); ancestral locus Anc_5.144) has protein sequence MSETKLRNVVYCDVCSYPPDYCEFTGKLKRCKLWLKENHPELFTKYYGDSDKEVDAVSSKLAESSIGEEREEKLEKDLKRLQTKQENKEQRELAKKLSSKVIIKREARTKKKFILAISGLEVFDVDMKKLAKTFASKFATGCSVSKNAEKKEEIVLQGDVLEAVEKYIHTLLEEKGLKDVKVETIDTKKKKKPTETPAPAN, from the coding sequence ATGTCTGAAACGAAGCTAAGAAATGTTGTCTATTGTGACGTGTGCTCATATCCACCAGATTACTGCGAGTTCACtggtaaattgaagaggTGCAAACTGTGGTTGAAGGAAAATCATCCAGAGTTATTTACCAAGTACTATGGGGACAGTGACAAAGAAGTAGATGCAGTGAGCTCTAAACTGGCGGAATCGAGTattggtgaagaaagagaggaaaaattggagaagGATCTGAAGAGATTGCAAACGAAGCAGGAGAATAAAGAACAGAGAGAATTAGCAAAGAAGTTGTCATCCAAGGTGATTATTAAGAGAGAAGCAAGGACCAAAAAGAAGTTCATTCTGGCCATTTCTGGACTGGAAGTGTTTGATGTCGacatgaagaaacttgCAAAGACTTTTGCCTCGAAATTCGCTACTGGGTGCTCTGTCTCGAAGAAcgctgaaaagaaagaggAGATCGTTCTTCAAGGTGATGTCCTAGAAGCTGTTGAGAAGTACATTCATACTTTACTAGAGGAGAAGGGATTAAAGGATGTTAAGGTGGAAACCATAGataccaagaagaagaagaagcctaCAGAAACACCAGCACCAGCTAATTAG
- the TDEL0E04870 gene encoding SNG1 family protein (similar to Saccharomyces cerevisiae SNG1 (YGR197C) and YJR015W; ancestral locus Anc_5.143): MLVNNPSLTSREVPETMTYLKGMTLQKTKTGFFSPRLRNHRRKIIEKFLFTNVLLGSFVIAILSIYWGATYKRSHYMLQSGVLAVIQDESDLIETTMSAILPALIAGIPCTWHIFSAAQFSDRYNVPADQIDGKVRSLIHDEKYWMALNVRANATDALYDSLTGGSTPFNSTDYFQGIYESGRDPATVSSAIVPNMRQLETIYGSYLRDDYLPSLFGNLTDSISSERIMAASDLKFNYIDQRPFYDAQILVPLQVGLIYCLLLTFFQLSLFGPLHREMAKILKPKHMILYRIGIAWLTYFFLSLFFCAVSAIFQIDFTKAFGRGGFIVYWMSTWLLMMALGGANENMISLIITFGPQYLGFWLMTWIVLNISCSFYPLVLNNQFYRYGYAMPIHNGVDIYKVIFLDLSKHKMGRNYGILVAWVALNTALLPFVLKTVGKRMQKKAAAAAAAANR; the protein is encoded by the coding sequence ATGCTGGTGAACAATCCGTCCCTGACAAGCAGGGAAGTTCCCGAGACGATGACTTACCTGAAGGGTATGACATTACAGAAGACTAAGACTGGATTTTTCTCTCCCAGGCTGCGAAACCATAGGAGAAAgattattgaaaagttcttgTTCACTAATGTTCTGCTTGGTTCATTCGTGATAGCTATTCTCTCGATCTATTGGGGTGCCACATACAAGAGGAGCCATTACATGTTACAAAGTGGTGTCCTAGCGGTCATTCAGGATGAAAGTGATTTGATCGAGACTACCATGTCTGCTATTCTGCCAGCGTTGATCGCAGGGATCCCTTGTACTTGGCATATTTTCTCAGCTGCCCAATTTAGTGATAGGTACAATGTGCCAGCGGACCAAATCGATGGCAAAGTGAGAAGTTTGATACACGATGAAAAATACTGGATGGCTCTGAATGTCAGGGCAAATGCTACCGATGCTCTATATGATTCGTTGACTGGAGGTTCCACCCCATTCAATTCAACAGATTACTTCCAGGGGATATATGAAAGTGGTAGAGATCCAGCTACCGTGAGTTCTGCTATAGTACCAAATATGCGTCAATTGGAAACTATCTATGGTAGTTATCTGCGAGATGACTATCTCCCAAGTTTGTTCGGCAACCTGACTGACTCGATCTCCTCTGAAAGAATAATGGCAGCCTCAGATCTGAAGTTCAACTATATTGACCAAAGACCATTCTATGATGCTCAGATCTTAGTACCGTTGCAAGTTGGTCTTATCTATTGTCTACTGTTGACGTTCTTTCAGTTATCGCTGTTCGGTCCCCTGCACCGGGAGATGGcaaagatcttgaagcCAAAACATATGATTCTTTACAGGATTGGAATCGCATGGCTCACATATTTCTTCCTTTCCCTCTTTTTCTGCGCCGTATCTGcaattttccaaatcgaCTTTACAAAGGCTTTTGGAAGAGGTGGTTTCATTGTTTACTGGATGAGTACTTGGTTACTGATGATGGCACTTGGCGGCGCCAATGAGAACATGATCAGTCTAATCATTACATTTGGTCCTCAATATTTAGGATTTTGGTTGATGACCTGGATTGTCCTCAACATATCCTGCTCGTTCTACCCACTGGTGTTGAACAATCAATTTTATCGCTATGGTTATGCTATGCCTATTCATAATGGTGTCGACATTTACAAAGTGATATTTTTAGATCTTTCGAAGCACAAGATGGGTCGCAACTATGGTATACTAGTCGCTTGGGTGGCTTTGAACACAGCACTGTTACCATTTGTACTGAAAACAGTTGGTAAACGTATGCAGAAGAAGGCAGCTGCGGCAGCTGCTGCGGCTAATAGATAA
- the YPP1 gene encoding Ypp1p (similar to Saccharomyces cerevisiae YPP1 (YGR198W); ancestral locus Anc_5.142) — MVRLTVSVEDTLAARLLGSGEFNTGVDSLDTALTLQFRVHYHLFGAGTTAVIGQVLLDDCEKLEKSLKASGIDSHTSGLIKNIIYNAKGVLCFHMGQIEESVRLLGMASGISIQYEKYKEYLDLESLYYRGLCKRSTSIYFQELFKIIDKIPKESQGLTLHYLHLILGEIAKKHKAKDILEHFPKKNSLTLLAISFTQECDEKTFFGFTPEVLQNSKFPRADETNNIDLEQFHAFLPHFFKTQKSISSEWYSFIVASMEKTFQSVDVAKSAMIYFARSSNPSKFNGREALLNFVNFARYSEKQFEVNGSYDDIISLIECYAFALELVDDASWNIENVFDLEETTRKLESLLAFFYSEYKFPLMENGDSLNWLENSSKLFLPKTVSDVLAKAWGTLYLKRAEFLEYLLSNDLACYLSNAMCVASKVDNLVDLQFQYSYVLAVQRHTEPAIKILKTVLLEANPDCYKAWHLLALCESIREDKETSFKIVCSVLEAMKESFNEKKLKLVERWQFVQLKLTQLGLIEEIFGTLDATEMLPEVFELFSTLFPEDTKEFDRIGKECNQTKDYLMQLIWVFSANMYMRLGDRVDDSKNAIKEAKRVTDAFKNLNCDIATGFLNALTGDKKEALKKFESVLFYDPMNVNAMIGFAEIVFPEELTGSESTLSNYYQLNGSSACLHTAEKDNRVFANDVDKSVACARLKFMLEYAITKSIEAYHSPEVWWYLSLVYEKYEDKTYKESLLNCIRYKESNPIRGFRFCNY, encoded by the coding sequence ATGGTGCGTTTAACTGTTTCCGTAGAGGATACTCTCGCAGCTCGCCTGCTTGGTTCCGGAGAGTTCAATACAGGTGTTGACTCGCTCGACACCGCTTTGACGTTACAATTTCGAGTGCATTACCACCTTTTCGGGGCAGGAACTACTGCAGTCATTGGCCAAGTGCTATTGGACGACTGCGAGAAGCTTgaaaagagtttgaaagcCAGTGGGATCGATTCTCACACAAGTGgattgatcaagaacatCATCTACAATGCCAAAGGAGTTCTGTGCTTCCATATGGGCCAAATAGAGGAGTCTGTACGACTTCTTGGAATGGCAAGTGGCATAAGCATACAATATGAAAAGTACAAGGAATATCTGGATCTAGAGAGTTTATATTACCGTGGGCTCTGCAAGAGATCAACATCAATTTATTTCCAAGAGCTGTTCAAGATTATAGATAAAATACCCAAGGAATCCCAGGGACTGACGTTGCATTATTTGCATCTTATATTGGGTGAGATTGCTAAAAAACATAAAGCGAAGGATATTTTAGAACATTTCccaaagaaaaattcactGACACTATTAGCCATATCATTCACGCAAGAATGCGATGAGAAAACTTTCTTCGGCTTCACACCAGAGGTTTTGCAGAATTCCAAGTTCCCAAGAGCTGATGAGACCAACAACATAGACTTGGAACAGTTCCACGCCTTTTTACctcattttttcaagaccCAGAAGTCAATCTCATCAGAGTGGTACAGCTTCATCGTGGCATCCATGGAGAAGACTTTCCAATCCGTTGATGTAGCCAAGAGTGCCATGATATATTTCGCGAGATCTTCCAATCCAAGCAAATTCAATGGAAGGGAGGCACTTTTAAATTTCGTCAATTTTGCAAGGTACAGTGAAAAACAGTTTGAGGTAAATGGGAGTTATGATGACATTATATCTTTAATTGAATGCTATGCATTTGCTTTAGAGTTAGTGGACGATGCTTCTTGGAATATTGAGAACGTCTTTGACCTTGAAGAGACGACCAGGAAGTTAGAGAGCTTACTGGCCTTTTTTTACAGTGAGTACAAATTCCCTCTGATGGAAAATGGCGACTCACTCAACTGGCTCGAGAATTCTTCCAAACTCTTCCTACCAAAAACCGTTTCAGACGTACTCGCAAAAGCTTGGGGTACACTATATCTTAAGAGGGCCGAATTCTTGGAATATCTACTATCCAATGACTTAGCATGTTATCTGTCGAATGCCATGTGCGTTGCGTCAAAGGTTGACAATCTAGTTGACCTGCAGTTTCAATACTCGTATGTTTTGGCAGTTCAAAGACATACTGAGCCTGCAATAAAGATCCTGAAGACAGTACTGTTGGAGGCCAATCCGGACTGTTACAAGGCTTGGCATTTACTAGCACTTTGTGAATCTATTCGCGAGGATAAAGAAACCTCCTTCAAAATTGTTTGTTCTGTTTTGGAAGCCATGAAGGAGAGCTttaatgagaagaaattaaagCTAGTAGAGAGATGGCAATTTGTCCAGTTGAAATTGACACAATTGGGTTtaattgaagaaatatttGGCACACTTGATGCAACAGAAATGTTGCCTGAAGTGTTTGAATTGTTTTCAACTTTATTTCCAGAAGATACAAAGGAGTTTGATCGTATCGGCAAGGAGTGTAACCAAACGAAGGATTACTTAATGCAACTTATCTGGGTGTTTTCCGCAAACATGTACATGAGACTGGGGGACCGAGTCGACGATTCGAAGAACGCTATAAAAGAAGCCAAAAGAGTCACTGACGCTTTTAAGAATCTCAATTGCGATATAGCAACCGGATTTTTGAACGCACTAACCGGAGACAAAAAGGAAGCATTAAAGAAGTTTGAATCCGTGTTGTTTTACGATCCGATGAATGTCAATGCGATGATTGGTTTTGCCGAAATCGTCTTCCCTGAAGAATTGACCGGATCAGAAAGTACTCTGAGTAACTACTATCAGCTGAATGGATCATCTGCATGTTTACATACAGCGGAAAAGGATAATCGAGTTTTCGCTAATGACGTCGATAAATCTGTCGCTTGTGCAAGATTGAAGTTTATGTTGGAGTATGCCATCACTAAATCCATAGAAGCCTACCACTCCCCGGAGGTATGGTGGTATCTGTCTCTGGTTTACGAAAAATACGAGGATAAAACTTATAAAGAATCGTTACTCAATTGCATACGATACAAGGAATCCAATCCAATACGGGGGTTCCGATTTTGTAACTATTAG
- the PMT6 gene encoding dolichyl-phosphate-mannose-protein mannosyltransferase PMT6 (similar to Saccharomyces cerevisiae PMT6 (YGR199W); ancestral locus Anc_5.140), which yields MSSKFDLTDALLEKTPQDSVGQPIEQEEPKSRRMLSRLSFLLPIAFTLLSFYVRFHNIDKNNYVVWDEAHFGKFGSYYIKHEFYHDVHPPLGKMLIAFTEWLAGFNGDFNFDSNHEYPEHVNFKRIRQYNAVFGALCTPLAYYTAGNMGFSTLTTCFVTLMVTLEHSFIVLSKFILLDSMLLFFTLTTFFCMTKLFTLRATPFTKSWSWWMLLTGVSIGCVCSVKWVGLFITVVVGLYTIMELYSFHCNPLLSRKTVLKHWTIRIIDLIAIPFLIYLFCFKIHFTILYKSGTGDASTNTLFQINLENNKIENSPRDVVYGSDVTIRSHGLSPNLLHSHVQTYPGGSNQKQVTGYGFADGNNIWQIKFPRSSANQLDFNNTLNGQILTVRDGDEIRLQHKETKTNLHSHEIAAHVSRGCYEVSGYGSEEIGDGKDDWIIEIVEQRKSSNPEFPTEDQTTLHPVSTFFRLRHKELGCYLTSTGLSYPPWGFKQAEIVCKYSWSKMDKSTWWNVEEHWNDHLESSPNYLPPKSKFWTDFVLINFAMASSNNALIPDEDKYDNLASKAWEWPTLHTGLRMCSWSRDLYRYYLLGSPFNTWLSTASLVLFIFILIKLLFQWRRQSVNITEDQFWNLAIQGGFPFIAWLAHYLPFVTMGRVTYVHHYVPALYFAMLVCGFVLEYCFKNTKSYVRYSVYALLFAGCTYTYIYFSPLCQGMHGPGVRYSKLQWLPGWDIVL from the coding sequence ATGTCTTCGAAGTTTGATCTAACAGATGCACTTCTTGAGAAGACGCCTCAGGATAGTGTTGGACAACCGATTGAGCAAGAGGAGCCCAAAAGTCGCCGTATGCTCTCTCGTCTTTCCTTTCTACTACCAATAGCATTCACTTTACTATCGTTTTACGTCAGATTTCATAACATTGATAAGAACAACTACGTGGTTTGGGATGAGGCACACTTTGGTAAGTTTGGTTCCTACTATATCAAGCACGAATTTTATCACGATGTTCATCCACCACTGGGCAAGATGTTAATTGCCTTTACTGAATGGTTGGCAGGCTTTAATGGAGACTTTAATTTTGATTCAAACCACGAATACCCTGAGCATGTTAACTTCAAGAGAATTCGTCAGTATAATGCTGTTTTTGGAGCACTTTGTACACCTTTGGCATACTATACAGCTGGAAATATGGGATTCAGTACGTTGACTACTTGTTTCGTTACTTTGATGGTGACTCTAGAACACTCATTCATTGTCCTTTCCAAATTCATTCTGCTTGACTCCATGCTGTTATTCTTCACACTGACAACATTCTTCTGTATGACCAAACTCTTCACCTTGAGAGCTACTCCGTTCACCAAAAGTTGGTCCTGGTGGATGCTTTTAACTGGCGTTTCAATTGGGTGTGTGTGTTCAGTGAAATGGGTGGGATTATTTATTACCGTCGTGGTCGGCTTGTACACAATCATGGAGCTTTATTCCTTCCATTGTAATCCGCttttatcaagaaaaaCTGTTCTGAAACATTGGACAATAAGAatcattgatttgatcGCGATTCCATTTCTGATTTATCTATTCTGCTTTAAGATACATTTTACTATTCTCTACAAGTCTGGGACAGGCGATGCGTCAACGAAtactctttttcaaatcaatctAGAGAACAATAAGATCGAAAATAGTCCAAGAGATGTCGTGTATGGATCAGACGTTACTATCAGATCTCATGGATTGAGTCCCAACCTTCTTCACTCCCATGTTCAAACATATCCAGGTGGTTCTAACCAAAAACAGGTTACAGGTTACGGCTTTGCTGATGGCAACAATATTTGGCAGATAAAATTCCCAAGGTCGTCTGCGAATCAATTGGACTTTAACAATACACTCAATGGCCAGATCCTGACAGTCAGAGACGGCGATGAAATTCGCTTACAGCATAAAGAAACTAAAACCAATCTTCACTCCCATGAAATCGCAGCCCACGTCTCTCGTGGCTGCTACGAAGTTTCGGGATATGGTTCTGAGGAAATCGGGGATGGAAAAGATGACTGGATTATTGAGATAGTTGAGCAGAGGAAATCGTCTAATCCAGAATTCCCTACAGAAGATCAAACCACTCTTCACCCAGTGTCAACCTTCTTCAGACTCAGACATAAAGAGTTAGGATGCTACTTAACTTCTACAGGTCTATCCTATCCACCTTGGGGGTTCAAGCAGGCGGAAATTGTGTGCAAATACTCATGGAGTAAAATGGATAAGTCAACTTGGTGGaatgttgaagaacattGGAATGATCATCTAGAGAGTTCGCCTAATTATCTTCctccaaaatcaaaattcTGGACAGACTTTGTTCTCATAAATTTCGCTatggcttcttcaaataacGCCTTAATACCTGATGAGGACAAGTATGATAACTTAGCTTCAAAAGCATGGGAATGGCCTACTTTGCATACGGGTTTGAGGATGTGCAGCTGGTCAAGAGATCTATACAGATATTATCTGTTGGGCTCGCCGTTCAATACATGGCTGTCAACTGCATCCTTAGTTCTTTTTATCTTtattttgataaagttgCTATTCCAGTGGAGAAGACAATCAGTCAATATAACAGAAGACCAATTTTGGAACTTAGCCATCCAAGGCGGATTTCCTTTCATCGCTTGGTTGGCTCATTACCTTCCCTTCGTCACAATGGGGAGAGTCACCTATGTGCATCATTATGTGCCCGCCTTATATTTTGCCATGTTGGTTTGCGGGTTTGTCCTTGAGTACTGCTTCAAGAACACCAAATCTTACGTGAGGTATAGCGTGTACGCGTTACTATTTGCTGGTTGTACATATACATACATCTATTTTTCGCCGTTGTGTCAGGGAATGCATGGGCCAGGAGTGAGGTATTCCAAGCTTCAATGGCTACCAGGCTGGGATATAGTTTTGTGA
- the ELP2 gene encoding Elongator subunit ELP2 (similar to Saccharomyces cerevisiae ELP2 (YGR200C); ancestral locus Anc_5.139): protein MVIVNSDAIFIGANKQNQVSDYHSGQSVVAFGAGKTIALWKPTDDFAQGVCRTLKGHAAEVTCVKFMPGTNYMVSASEDHHVKIWDFSTLECVQTIEHFKHTIVTLAVNKNLIAIGSADGLVSIWIKDSQEHRFGLGQEFSIRKGILPLTLSISHVINDKFLLAVGGTSMNVFIYSFVLSESEIQDCQMAAELDGHEDWVKSLAFRQKRDTPEDFLLASGSQDRYIRLWRIRVNDAIEDDDEDEEKPKLLSNKKYKFEINEDTKVVINFEALIMGHDDWISSLKWHQERMQLLAATADTSLMIWEPDEAFGVWVCASRLGEISSKGASTATGSSGGFWSCLWFAHEDKDFILTNGKTGSWRVWASGDGFEWTQRIGLTGSTKTVTDVAWSPSGEYLLTTSLDQTTRLFAPWLYDATGKQRPVATWHEFSRPQIHGYDMMCIQPISDVRFVSGGDEKILRSFDLPKGVSEILEKLVGCNFKLSEELPESASLPALGLSNKAINQGDVDEEEEDPNARETNETKNISYSLTSALSQPPVEDQLQRHLLWPEIEKLYGHGYEMSCVDVSSDGSLIASACRSNSPQHAVVRIFDAKTWQEIKPPLFYHDLTITRLKFSKDSKFLLSVSRDRKWAIWERDMATNTFGLKYSNEKAHARIIWDSDWAPSDFANMFITGSRDKSVKVWKFENAKDTFECEGTVKIGEPVTAVSVYDKVIDDKLLIAVGTVSGKIHIFTYSSNHFELIKEFEDSITPADRVSRLEWSSLQRNGELSLGVGSEDSSTRIYSINL from the coding sequence ATGGTTATTGTTAATTCTGACGCTATATTTATTGGTGCGAATAAGCAGAACCAGGTCAGTGATTATCACAGTGGCCAATCGGTTGTAGCTTTCGGTGCTGGTAAGACAATTGCACTATGGAAACCTACAGATGACTTTGCCCAGGGTGTTTGCAGAACTTTGAAGGGTCATGCAGCTGAAGTTACATGTGTTAAATTTATGCCAGGAACTAATTACATGGTGTCTGCATCTGAAGACCACCATGTTAAAATCTGGGATTTCTCTACTTTGGAGTGTGTACAGACCATTGAGCACTTTAAGCACACAATTGTTACACTTGCGGTCAATAAGAATCTAATCGCCATTGGTTCAGCTGATGGATTGGTTTCTATCTGGATAAAAGATAGCCAAGAACATCGATTTGGTTTAGGTCAGGAATTTAGCATTCGGAAGGGAATATTACCACTAACATTGTCAATATCTCATGTCATAAATGACAAATTTTTGCTAGCTGTTGGTGGGACCAGCATGAATGTTTTTATATATTCTTTTGTTCTGAGTGAGTCAGAGATTCAGGATTGTCAAATGGCAGCAGAACTGGACGGCCACGAAGATTGGGTCAAATCGTTAGCATTCCGCCAGAAGAGGGATACTcctgaagatttcttgcTGGCTTCAGGATCTCAGGATCGTTATATTAGGTTGTGGAGAATTAGAGTTAATGATGCTAtcgaggatgatgatgaggatgaagagaaaccaaaaTTACTAAGCAACAAGAAGTATAAATTCGAGATAAATGAGGATACCAAAGTAgtcatcaattttgaagcactAATCATGGGTCATGACGACTggatttcttctcttaaATGGCACCAAGAGCGCATGCAACTGTTGGCTGCCACAGCAGACACATCTCTAATGATTTGGGAGCCAGACGAGGCCTTTGGTGTGTGGGTATGTGCTTCAAGGCTAGGTGAGATTTCATCGAAGGGTGCATCTACTGCAACTGGTTCTTCGGGTGGATTTTGGTCATGTTTGTGGTTCGCTCATGAGGACAAGGACTTCATTCTAACAAATGGTAAGACCGGTTCATGGAGAGTGTGGGCGTCCGGTGATGGGTTCGAATGGACCCAACGTATAGGTCTTACAGGTTCCACGAAGACAGTCACCGATGTCGCCTGGTCTCCAAGCGGTGAGTACTTGTTAACTACATCTCTAGATCAAACGACTCGTTTGTTTGCCCCATGGCTGTACGATGCCACTGGAAAGCAGAGACCGGTAGCAACGTGGCATGAGTTCTCTAGGCCTCAGATTCATGGGTACGATATGATGTGTATACAGCCAATTTCTGATGTGAGATTCGTAAgtggtggtgatgaaaagattttgcGGTCCTTTGACCTTCCAAAAGGTGTTTCTGAGATTCTAGAAAAGCTCGTTGGCTGCAATTTCAAGCTATCGGAAGAGTTGCCTGAATCAGCTTCTTTGCCTGCCTTAGGTCTATCGAATAAGGCAATCAACCAGGGTGATGTTGATgaggaggaggaagatCCCAATGCTCGTGAGACCAATGAAACGAAAAACATCTCATACAGCTTGACATCTGCCCTATCTCAACCGCCAGTTGAAGACCAATTGCAAAGACATCTGCTGTGGCctgaaattgagaaattgtATGGTCACGGTTACGAGATGTCTTGTGTGGACGTCTCATCGGATGGGTCTTTGATTGCATCTGCGTGTAGATCTAACTCCCCACAACACGCAGTGGTTCGTATATTCGATGCCAAAACCTGGCAGGAAATCAAGCCACCACTGTTTTACCATGACTTGACCATTACTAGGCTCAAATTCTCCAAGGACAGCAAATTTTTGTTAAGTGTCTCAAGAGACAGAAAATGGGCTATATGGGAAAGGGACATGGCCACCAATACGTTCGGTCTGAAATATTCCAATGAGAAGGCGCATGCAAGAATTATATGGGACTCGGACTGGGCACCTTCAGATTTCGCCAACATGTTTATCACAGGATCGAGAGATAAAAGTGTTAAAGTATGGAAATTTGAGAATGCGAAAGACACGTTTGAGTGCGAAGGCACTGTCAAAATCGGAGAGCCAGTCACAGCGGTCTCGGTTTACGATAAAGTCATTGACGACAAGCTACTGATTGCAGTCGGAACGGTAAGCGGTAAGATCCATATTTTCACTTACAGTTCAAACCATTTTGAATTGATAAAGGAATTCGAGGACAGTATAACGCCAGCCGATAGAGTTAGCCGTTTAGAATGGTCAAGCCTGCAGCGGAATGGTGAACTGTCACTCGGAGTGGGGAGTGAAGATTCCTCCACCAGAATATATTCCATTAACCTTTAA
- the ILV3 gene encoding dihydroxy-acid dehydratase ILV3 (similar to Saccharomyces cerevisiae ILV3 (YJR016C); ancestral locus Anc_5.138), with the protein MGLLTRVAASRQFSTTRNVAKKLNKYSSIITEPMDQGASQAMLYATGFKKDDFARAQVGVGSCWWSGNPCNMHLLDLNNRCSRSVEKAGLKPMQFNTIGVSDGISMGTKGMRYSLQSREIIADSFETIMMAQHYDANIAIPSCDKNMPGVLMAMGRHNRPSIMVYGGTTLPGHPTCGSSKIPEKIDVVSAFQSYGQYISKNFTEQEREDVVQHSCPGPGSCGGMYTANTMASVAEVLGITLPNSSAFPAVSDQKLNECDSIGEAIKNTMELGILPRDVFTKEAFENAITYVVATGGSTNAVLHMVAVAQAAGVKITPDDFQRISDKTPLIGDFKPSGKYVMADLIRIGGTQSVIKYLFDNGLLNGNAITITGETLGERAAKAVALPEGQDIIKPISQPIKPNGHLQILYGSLAPGGAVGKITGKEGTYFKGKARVFEEESAFIRALERGEIKKGEKTVVIIRYEGPKGGPGMPEMLKPSSALMGYGLGKDVALLTDGRFSGGSHGFLIGHIVPEAAEGGPIGLVTDGDEIIIDTDNNKIDLLVADQEMAERRANWTPPPPRYTRGTLAKYAKLVGNASQGCVTDA; encoded by the coding sequence ATGGGTCTTTTAACTAGAGTAGCAGCTAGCAGGCAATTCTCTACCACGAGAAATGTTGCCAAAAAGCTGAACAAATATTCCAGTATCATCACCGAACCTATGGACCAGGGTGCTTCCCAAGCCATGCTTTACGCCACTGGGTTTAAGAAGGATGATTTTGCCAGAGCTCAAGTTGGTGTTGGTTCTTGTTGGTGGTCTGGTAACCCATGTAATATGCACTTGTTGGATCTGAACAATAGATGTTCTCGTTCCGTTGAGAAAGCTGGGTTGAAACCTATGCAATTTAACACTATTGGTGTTTCCGATGGTATTTCCATGGGTACCAAGGGTATGAGAtactctttgcaaagtagaGAAATCATTGCCGattcttttgaaaccaTCATGATGGCCCAACATTACGATGCTAACATTGCTATCCCATCTTGTGACAAAAATATGCCAGGTGTTCTGATGGCTATGGGTCGTCATAACAGACCTTCCATTATGGTTTACGGTGGTACCACTTTGCCAGGTCATCCAACTTGTGGCTCGTCCAAGATCCCTGAAAAGATTGACGTTGTCTCTGCTTTCCAATCCTATGGTCAATATATCTCCAAGAACTTCACTGagcaagaaagagaagatgtTGTTCAACACTCTTGTCCAGGTCCAGGTTCCTGTGGTGGTATGTACACTGCTAACACTATGGCCTCTGTTGCCGAAGTTTTGGGTATCACTTTACCAAACTCCTCTGCCTTCCCAGCTGTCTctgatcaaaaattgaatgagTGTGATAGCATCGGTGAAGCGATCAAAAATACTATGGAACTAGGAATTCTTCCTCGTGATGTCTTCACTAAGGAAGCCTTCGAAAACGCTATCACTTACGTCGTTGCCACCGGTGGTTCGACTAATGCCGTTCTTCACATGGTTGCTGTGGCCCAGGCAGCTGGTGTTAAGATTACCCCTGATGATTTCCAAAGAATCAGTGACAAGACCCCATTGATTGGTGACTTCAAGCCATCCGGTAAGTACGTTATGGCTGATTTGATCAGAATCGGTGGTACACAATCTGTGATCAAATACCTATTCGACAATGGTCTTCTAAACGGTAACGCTATCACCATTACTGGTGAAACATTGGGTGAACGTGCCGCAAAGGCAGTCGCTTTACCTGAAGGTCAGGATATTATCAAGCCTATCTCTCAACCTATCAAACCAAACGGTCACCTGCAAATTCTATACGGTTCCTTGGCTCCAGGTGGTGCTGTCGGTAAGATTACCGGTAAGGAAGGTACTTACTTCAAGGGTAAAGCTCGtgtcttcgaagaagagtCCGCTTTCATTCGCGCTCTAGAGAGGGGTgaaatcaagaaaggtGAAAAGACAGTGGTTATTATCAGATACGAGGGTCCAAAGGGTGGTCCAGGTATGCCAGAGATGTTGAaaccttcttctgctttAATGGGTTACGGTCTTGGTAAAGACGTTGCCCTATTAACTGACGGTAGATTCTCTGGTGGTTCCCACGGTTTCCTAATCGGCCACATCGTTCCAGAAGCCGCTGAAGGTGGTCCAATCGGTTTGGTCACagatggtgatgaaattatcaTCGATACCGATAACAACAAGATCGACTTATTGGTCGCTGACCAAGAGATGGCTGAACGTAGAGCCAACTGGACTCCCCCTCCACCTCGTTACACCAGAGGTACTTTGGCCAAGTATGCTAAGCTAGTCGGTAACGCTTCCCAAGGTTGTGTCACTGATGCTTAA